A single region of the Candidatus Binatia bacterium genome encodes:
- a CDS encoding SRPBCC family protein — protein MKIERVIEIDAPPDAVWPHVADVERWREWTPSITSIEPLDPGGLAAGSRFRVLQPKLPPVVWRVSSVVPGRSFEWVARSPGMTSTGRHVVEPRPGGGSRVTLAVIQEGLLGGIVGRILAPLSRSYVEMEAEGLKRRSEKG, from the coding sequence ATGAAGATCGAGCGCGTCATCGAGATCGATGCGCCGCCGGATGCGGTGTGGCCCCACGTCGCCGACGTGGAGCGCTGGCGGGAATGGACCCCTTCCATCACCTCGATCGAGCCCCTCGATCCGGGCGGTCTCGCCGCCGGCTCCCGGTTTCGGGTGCTCCAGCCCAAGCTCCCGCCGGTCGTCTGGCGGGTCTCCTCCGTGGTCCCCGGACGGTCCTTCGAATGGGTCGCCCGGAGCCCGGGCATGACGAGCACGGGCCGCCACGTGGTGGAGCCGCGGCCCGGGGGCGGATCGCGGGTGACGCTGGCCGTGATCCAGGAGGGACTCCTGGGCGGCATCGTCGGGAGGATCCTCGCCCCGCTCAGCCGGAGCTATGTCGAGATGGAGGCCGAGGGGCTGAAGCGGCGTTCGGAGAAGGGGTAG